In Hydra vulgaris chromosome 06, alternate assembly HydraT2T_AEP, a genomic segment contains:
- the ctnnb1 gene encoding beta-catenin (The RefSeq protein has 7 substitutions compared to this genomic sequence): MMEDSTAQMRYQYQHQQSYDQGRDVRMLEDRRNKLMMMLESNQPNRQQIQMEIRSVETQLQQMRMQKQGMVDFNMHHQQMHPAMNKMNQTAVWNQGYNIDSGIQTAAPTVKGYDDDEVASHHSYQQIEWDQFSGEPMDTAINDQFNNNRSQRARTGMFPEAMHENMELSHAQIHNNNSAVPQRLAEPTQMLKNNVIDLINYQDETDVALRAVPELARLLCNSDAQTIHQASIMVNQLTKKEASCYAVMNNTNIVAALVGVTATSNDGETIRNVVGALHNMSHHRQGLMAIFKCSGIPALVKLLGHRIEAVVFYAITTLHNLLLHQEGAKMAVRLALGLQKMVSLLQRPKVKFLAIVTDCLQILAYGNQESKLIILSSGGPAELVRIMRSYTYEKLLYTTCRVLKVLSVCSSNKPAIVEAGGMQALAHYLSHQSTRLVQNCLWTLRNLSDVATKQDGLEGLLQMLVQLLSSNDINVVTCVSGIISNLTCNNPRNKQVVFQVGGIEALVRTIINAGDREEITEPAVCALRHLTSRHPDAEHAENGVRLHYGIPILVKLLNPPSRWPLIKAVVGLIRNLGLCPSNHTPIRDQGGLPKLVQLLMKSYQDIQRRGPGAQNMQDGVRMEEIVEGTVGALHILAREALNRSIIRDLNCIPTFVQLLYSEVENIVRVAAGVLCELAQDKEGADAIEREGATTILTELLHSRNDGIAAYARAVLFRMSEDKSQDYKKRLSVELTSSLFRDDVPWEPGNTEMADILTSQSYADEIYSPHVSQNNLSYNPNSYQHQQSGMFPQMQNNVTQGWFDPDL; this comes from the exons GATGTAAGAATGCTTGAAGATCGTCGAAATAAATTAATGATGATGCTCGAGAGCAATCAACctaacag ACAACAAATTCAGATGGAAGTTCGTTCTGTTGAAACACAACTACAGCAAATGCGAATGCAAAAACAAGGAATGGTTGATTTTAATATGCATCATCAGCAAATGCATCCAG CAATGAACAAAATGAACCAAACTGCAGTCTGGAATCAAGGTTACAACATAGATTCAGGTATTCAAACAGCTGCTCCTTCTGTCAAAggttatgatgatgatgaagttGCATCCCATCATTCTTATCAGCAGCTTGAATGGGACCAATTCTCTGGTGAACCAATGGATACTGCAATAAATGACCAGTTTAATAACAATCGAAG TCAGCGTGCTAGAACAGGAATGTTTCCTGAGGCTATGCATGAAAATATGGAACTCTCTCATGCACAAATTCACACTAACAACTCTGCTGTACCTCAACGTCTTGCTGAACCAACTCAAATGCTTAAGAACAATGTAATTGACCTTATCAATTATCAAGATGAGACAGATGTAGCACTTAGAGCTGTACCAGAGCTTGCTCGTTTATTATGTAACAGTGATGCTCAAACTATTCATCAGGCTTCTATTATGGTCAACCAGCTAACGAAGAAGGAAGCTAGTTGTTATGCAGTTATGAATAATACAAACATTGTTGCTGCATTGGTTGGTGTGACTGCAACTTCAAATGATGGAGAAACTATACGCAATGTTGTTGGTGCTTTACATAATATGAGCCATCACAG acAAGGTTTAATGGCTATATTTAAATGTAGTGGAATCCCAGCTTTAGTAAAGTTGTTAGGCCATCGAATTGAAGCTGTTGTTTTTTATGCAATTACAACTTTGCACAATCTTCTCCTCCATCAAGAAGGTGCAAAAATGGCTGTCCGTTTAGCTTTAGGTTTGCAGAAGATGGTCTCTCTTTTGCAGAGGCCAAATGTAAAGTTTCTTGCAATTGTAACAg attgtttacaaattttggCATATGGTAATCAAGAATCTAAGCTGATTATTTTATCTTCTGGTGGACCTGCTGAACTCGTTCGCATAATGAGGAGCTATACTTATGAAAAATTGTTATACACAACTTGTCGAGTTTTAAAAGTACTTTCTGTATGTTCCAGCAATAAACCTGCCATTGTTGAG gcCGGAGGTATGCAGGCATTGGCACATTATTTATCTCATCAGAGTGCACGTCTTGTACAAAATTGTTTATGGACTTTGAGAAATCTTTCTGATGTAGCTACAAAACAAGATGGTTTAGAAGGACTCTTGCAGATGCTTGTACAACTTTTATCTTCAAATGATATCAATGTTGTTACATGTGTTTCTGGCATTATATCAAATTTAACTTGCAACAATCCTCGGAATAAG CAAGTTGTATTTCAAGTGGGTGGAATTGAAGCATTAGTTCGAACAATCATAAATGCTGGTGACCGTGAGGAAATAACTGAACCAGCTGTATGTGCGTTGCGCCATCTTACAAGTAGACATCCAGATGCAGAGCATGCAGAAAATGGTGTAAGATTACACTATGGAATACCAATTCTTGTAAAATTGTTAAATCCTCCTTCTCGCTGGCCTTTGATTAAAGCTGTTGTTGGCTTAATTAGGAACCTTGGTTTGTGTCCTAGCAACCATACTCCTATTCGTGATCAAGGTGGTCTTCCTAAGCTTGTGCAGTTGTTAATGAAATCATATCAAg ATATTCAGAGGCGTGGTCCAGGAGCCCAGAATATGCAAGATGGTGTTAGAATGGAGGAAATTGTTGAGGGGACTGTTGGCGCTCTTCACATTTTAGCGCGAGAAGCTCTAAATCGTTCAATTATTCGTGACTTAAATTGCATTCCTACATTTGTTCaa cttttGTATTCTGAAGTTGAAAATATTGTTCGTGTGGCTGCCGGTGTATTATGTGAGTTAGCTCAAGATAAAGAAGGGGCTGACGCTATTGAGCGTGAAGGTGCAACAACTATTTTAACTGAACTTTTACATTCTCGAAATGATGGCATTGCAGCATATGCTGCTGCTGTGCTTTTCCGAATGTCAGAAGACAAAAGCCAAGATTACAAAAAACGACTTTCTGTTGAATTAACTAGTTCACTGTTTCGTGATGACGTTCCTTGGGag CCTGGTAATACGGAAATGGCTGATATTCTTACTTCACAGTCTTATGCTGATGAAATATATTCACCTCACGTGTCACAAAACAACTTATCGTATAATCCTAATAGCTATCAACATCAGCAAAGTGGGATGTTTCCGCAAATGCAAAATAATGTGACGCAGGGTTGGTTTGATCCTGACTTGTAG
- the LOC136081492 gene encoding uncharacterized protein LOC136081492 encodes MRTYKKKTERGLYPKAVGIEVANYVVDGKEISIRASAKKYGIHYLTLFHRNHFSAPNIYNVDETGIITVQKPNKIIARKVNKQVGALTSQEQGTLVTMVLAVNACGNSVPPMLLFPRKKVFDHFIRDGPNECIGASKWSGWMNEECFVTYLNHFIRHVKPTKESPVILLLDNHQSHLPVQLITLCKDNSIVSLSFPPHCSHKLQPLDRSVFGQFKKCVASAQDSWMK; translated from the exons atgagaacttacaagaaaaaaactgaAAGAGGGCTTTATCCAAAAGCAGTGGGAATAGAGGTAGCAAACTATGTTGTTGATGGAAAAGAAATATCGATTAGAGCATCAGCAAAAAAGTATGGAATTCACTACTTAACTCTTTTTC ATAGAAATCATTTTTCTGCACCTAATATTTACAATGTTGATGAGACTGGTATCATCACTGTGCAAAAACCAAACAAGATAATTGCTCGTAAAGTTAATAAGCAAGTTGGTGCATTAACATCTCAAGAACAGGGGACACTAGTGACAATGGTGTTAGCTGTAAATGCATGTGGCAATAGTGTGCCTCCAATGCTTCTATTTCCGAGAAAGAAAGTTTTTGATCACTTTATTCGTGATGGACCAAATGAATGCATTGGTGCTTCGAAATGGTCAGGCTGGATGAATGAGGAGTGCTTTGTTACTTACTTAAACCACTTTATTCGGCATGTCAAGCCCACAAAAGAAAGCCCTGTGATATTACTTTTAGACAACCATCAGTCTCATTTACCTGTTCAATTAATAACATTGTGTAAAGATAATAGTATAGTTTCACTTTCCTTCCCTCCTCATTGCTCACATAAGTTGCAACCTCTAGATAGATCTGTATTCGGACAATTCAAAAAATGCGTAGCTAGTGCACAAGACTCATGGATGAAATGA